AATCGAACCATGAGtcaaatatgaattatttcatttaggtTATTTTCTAAAGACATTTGATGAGCCATTTTTATGAGTTCATACATACACccttactgttgttgttgtttaaatcttAGTTTGATTTGGATACTTAATTGTATTTGTGATAATTCTTGGAGAATGAAGCATATTTGGCTCTTTTTCATGTTCAAGGTGAATAGAAACAGGTTCCTTATAGGAAACTTATGTGGCTTGATTTATAGAAATAATCTGTTTAAAAAGGGCTTCCATTTGATTTTGGGAATTTTGCTTTCTTAAAGGATGCTGACTTAGCAAGAAAGGCCTTAAAACCCATTGAAAGAGTCTTATCATCCACTTCTGAAGAAGATGAGCCAGGCGtggtaaaatttctaaaaatgaattgTCGATACTTCACTGATGGAAAGGTATATGGCAgtgtcatttgtttccttttcttcaactCCATGGAAAACTAACTTAGGTTTAAAATTACTGAAGATAGGAGACATTAAAATATCTTTCCCAAAGTTTCAGCTTAAGATTTCATAAGTGTCCATTTGTTTTCCCCTGTTGGATCCCtagcattttatatattaggAGAAATATGATTCTTTGTGATCTAGGACttatcattttatctttcaaTTCTTGGCTTATTAATTGCTAGGGAGACAATATAGTATATGCTTAACAGTAAAGACTGGAGTTAGTGAATTTAAAATCCAactctgctggggcgcctgggtggctccttcagtcaagcatcctactttggctcaggtcatgatcttgcccttcatgagtttgagccccgcgtccgggctctgtgctgacagctcagagtctggagcctgcttcagattctgtgtctccctttctctccgcccctcccccacttgcattctctctctttctctctctctttctctctctctttctctctctctctctttctctctctctttctctcaaagataaataaacattaaaaaaattaaaaaataaaatccaactctGCTGTCTGCTTGCTCTGAGACTATAGGCAGGGTATTTAAGTTGCCAAAGCTTCCATTTTCCTCACCTATGAAATAGGAACTATAATAAAATTGACTCTGTAGGGGGTGGTAATTAAAAGGGATAATTGATGTAAAGACCTTAGTACCTAACTTCGGAAATGTTCAATTCTCAACCCATTTGCTGCTGGAGATGCtggtattaaaaataatgtctgcTGTGTtgtgtatttagtttttttgGTGGTTGGTGTGATTTACAAAGAACAAATCCAACTTTCAGTGAGCCTCTGAAGAAGGGGTTATGTTGATGTAAAGTCAATTCCTGTGTGCAGAGTAGAGACTTCATGCCAGGTTCCAAATGGTAGGAAAATACACTATTCATAGGCATTTTAACTTTTGCAACCAAGAATAAGTAATGCCTGAAATGCAAAATGTTTCACAAAGATGATCAGTTAACTCATGAAGAGGACCAAGGTAAATAATCTACCTATGGGGAGTCCTCTGTGTCCTGCTGTCTCTGGTAGATAATATCCCTGTTGCCATCTATAAAACAGTAAACTGACCAAGGTACGGACAAAAGTTCCCACCAAATTACTGTTTGTTTACTATTAGCCTCCATAGTTTAGCTATATTCATCTCTGGCtgcaaaatatttcatatttctatttgTGTCGAATTTTGCTGGCACAAATAGGATGTGACCTTTCTAAACATTTGAGAGAAAAATACTAGGACTCTAATTTGCACCATGGCTCTGAGACAGATGCCGTGTACCATGTACTGTACCATATACTGGTTGGACACATAGTGAACATGTGCTGAGTAGATTGTAAAACACCCAGTTCTCAATTGGGAAAGCACTTGGGACAGCCCTGCCATTTTACAGGGGACTGGGGAGTGTGAGGCATAGATGTGCAGCCCAAGATCCCACCACAATAGTACTATGGCAGCAGCTGTTCCAGAACCAGGCTCGGTTGACTGCTTTAGTGAGGCagctctgttttctctgcctcgCCACACAGTACCCAACTTTGCATTTCTTCAGCTTGTTGTTCTCCTGCTCTTAAAGGGGGTGTGATGGGATACCATGGTACGCCAGAGTCAACAGAATGTTAACACGAGTCCATTAAAGCTGCCGTGGTTGGATTTCTGCCCGTGGTGATTCTGTCCTGTCCCTTTCTCCTGTAGGGTGTGGTCGGAGGCGTCATGATTGTTACTCCAAACAACATCATGTTTGACCCTCACAAGTCTGATCCCCTGGTCATTGAAAATGGTTGTGAGGAGTATGGCCTCATTTGCCCCATGGAAGAGGTGGTTTCCATTGCCCTCTACAACGACATTTCCCACATGAAGATCAAAGATGCCTTGCCATCGTAAGAGATATTTCTTTGTTTACCAGAAACAAACAGAATTCCGGTGTTTGGAGaattaaatgcaattaaaaagtGAGGGAGTTGGCAGCAGTGGGAGATTGTATAGAGATGAATTTGAAGGTGGAAGATTTGTgcagtaaattttttaaagaatagagagagagggaatggagaTGAAGGGAAAAGCtgcacatataaaaatgaaaggagaaaagcaaaaaagccaacacataaaaatggcatttcttggcttatttttctgaaaagcagTGCATGTTCTTAATGAatcaatgaaataagaaatagtTTCTCCGAAAGAATTTTAGTCTGGTTCTCAGTAAGagaatagtatttttctttagtttagtTGAATTTTGTTCTCATTCAAATTCTAGGGTAGGCAGGCTTCCTAACTCAGGTGTTCCCTAAATCCTGCAGAGAGAGCTCTGAGTGGAGAGGGCTGAGGCCGCTGCGGCCGTAGCCGGACCACCCTAAGTGGTATGAAGACGGAGCAATACTGATCTGTTTGTTTCTGAAACGTAGATGAATATTATCTTAGTCTTGATTATTTTTGCCTTATAAaactgagggtttttttgttttgtttttgttttgtaaaagagagaaaaggaagcttcccatgaagaaagagaaagagggttAAGAAAGCTCAGGGTATCAATTCATTTAAGGGATAATATGATTCCTACTGTCACTTTGTCAATGTTTCCGTTTCTCTAGATCTCCTAGTAGTAAAATTCTTCAGAAACCTCCATGATAGGAAGGTAGAGGGAAAGCGGTGGGTCCTAATTGTGCAAAGAGAAACTAGCCCTTGGGACTTATGAAAAGAAGGGCAGGCAGCTAGAGAACTAACCCACACACATCGTCCTTAGGAATTTATACCAGCAGGTCTCCCTGGACTCTCAGAGTCCTTGGCATCAGACCCACTTGGCCCTTACTCAGCTCCAAGCCACTGAAGCCAGCGCAGAGCATGGGCACTGAGGTAGTTTCTAAATTCTGCCCGAAGTATCCAAGTGAGAAGTAGGAGGCAGTGTTGCAGGCCAGGCAGTTCTGCGTGATGAATTAATTCTGGAGCCACACCGCCTGGGTTGTCCTGGTTCAGCCACTGACAGCCCCATGACCTGCATGAGTTGCTCAgtcccaagcctcagttttcttatctgttaaaTGGAATGAAGAGTGTTCTTCAGCTTATAAGTCTGTTTTAAGAACTCAATGTATTGATAtactaaaactcttagaaaatagCCTGATACCTTTTAAGTATAGCTGTTATATGAACCTTTAATTCATATCTGAAACTCTGTTCATTGTTCTGGGGAATCTTGTCCATGCAGTCGAGGCTTCTAGTTCATCTTAGTGCATGCCTCTTGTGTGACAAGGATGTGAAGATGAGTGGGTCATGGCCTCTGCCCTTGAGGAGCTTATAGTCTACTGGGTGCAAAAGACAGATGGAGAAATGTGGTAACGAAATGGCACCATATAGAACTGCACATGGCATTCCATGAAAACCCTCATGAGGGAGTGTCCCGCTACCTTGGGATCTtagatggaggcagagaggaggacatGAGGAGCTAGTTTTAGAAATAAGGAATGAACATTAGGTTCTCTGTgacaagaagaaagaagataagTAAAGAAATAGttaagtttaggggcgcctgggtggctcagtcagttaagcgtccgacttcagctcaggtcatgatctcacggtccatgagttcgagccctgcatcgggctctgtgccgactgctcagagcctggagcgtgcttcagattctgtgtctccctctctctctgcctctcccctgctcatgctctgtctctctctgtctcaaaaataaataaacgtttaaaaaaaaaaaaaaagaactagttaAGTTTAGAAGTGAATGACCAGGCAAATGGGGGCATTTCTTGCCCAATGATGGTTTCTAATGGGATAATACTATTGTACATCTTCAGCTTAGGATGTtaagtattctttttaatttaggaaaggaAGGTATGTCTTTACAGAAAGATTTCTCTCATTGTGAGATTTTTAATGATCTGGGATACGAAGTTAATGCTATagctggagggaaagagaagaattaaGAATTGGCTCCTACTATGTTCAGTTTCTTTCAGTATTATTCACTGATTCTCACCTTGAATGCAGATATGTGAAGACTTTTCAGTCTAGTGAACAATATGTGCACCAATGGGCAAAATAGAATGTGTGAGTGAAATTGGTGTGATATAAAATTCGTATCGACTTCAGAACTCCATCAATTGTTTAAAAGTtagaaatatcttaaaatgtcattattaCCAAAAATTGTATGATAAAGCATGTATAAATTCTGTAACTGCAATGtgcaaatagtttttaaaagtgtgtgtgtgtgtgtgtgtgtgagtgtgagtgaaATCTCCCCACCCTCTACTTCAggctttgtattttttgtgtaGGACATTTTGTAGCCGCAGAGAATAGGAAGGGAACAACTGAAGGGATTATTGATCAACATTAGGTGTCTGGCTGAGTCTGGAAAACATTAACAGTAGAGACAGTTGACACCACTGTGTACTTTGCCCCAGCAGTGCTTGGCAGCTATGGTGCCAAAAAAACAAGTTAATCCCCACTTGGATTAGGTAGATGAACAAGAAGGGAGGAGTAGACAAAGTAAAGTAAGAGGCTGAGCAGAATGTAGTCACATCTATTCATGGGGCTCAAGCTAGATCAGGAAGAGATGAGAAAGGGTCTTGGATGTTCATGGAAGAAAGTTTTGCTTATTAACCAAGTATGTGAAGAACTGGGTTTCTTTGTTGCAAGACTTCTTATAACCTCTAATATGCCAAATTAAATTTGGGGTCCTAAAATGGAAATTATGACACGTTACACTACTTATCTGACTCTAGGACTGAAGCATCTTTAATGTCTCCCGGGATGCTAGTGTTGGGCAGAACATTTTTGTGCATGCAGCTTCCTGCAGAACAAACACATTGTCAAAATCGTCCTTTAGCATATGGCATTTAGCGGCTCAATGAATGCTTATTGAATTGAAATGAATTATGaattaaagaagtttttttaaagcatttatgaaAGCCTAACAATTATGGAGGCTTTTATTTGTATTAGAAAAAGCATGGATATTTCATGTGTGTGATTTATGAAATAACTTTGGGGAGATAGTCTTATAACTTGAGAACTTCCTGGTACTCTGTTGGTTTATGGCCATAATTATTTCAAAGCCAGAAAAATAGATAGAGTACTGATGAATCATGGggatctaccccccaaaccaagagcacactgtatgcactgtatgttagccaatttgacagtaaatttaaaaaaataaagtattaccTAAATATGATCTAgcctttttagaaattatttctgaaatttaacaATGTTATTTTTTAGGAGGGTTTTATATATCTGTGTTTTAACCCAGTGTTAATACTAAGGTAAGTGAAAATACAGGTTACTCAAAATTTTTCCAGTCATAgcttaaaaattatgtttcttgaccatttattttcaactttggagaacatatttaatcaatatttttgtgTCATTCAAACCTGGGTAGAAAAGCGTCTGTTGTTAAGGGACAGTATGTTTCAGATGATAAACCAGTGTCCATCACCATAAAGTAAAATGATATTGTTATgagtaaagaaattaagaattttaaacttAGTATCATAAGTAAGAGCTTATTTGGTttacttttctataaatttttaaagtgtaaaatggAGCAGGTGCTATAAGCTTCTTGCATCTCCCTCAGGAAGAGAAGGATGTCTGTTATTGGAAACATCAGATCCTTTGTCATGAAACTCAGAATTAGGGTTTGGGGCTGGTAATTTCTACAACAGTTAAATGAGTAGCTACTCAGTCAGTGAACCATTAAGAATTAATGTAGTTGGTTTATATGCTatcttataaaaaggaaaagctttGCATAGTTAAGGAATTTAAGTCGTTGTACTAAAACATTTCCTTTGTCCTTTCCTTCATGAATATCAGAAATattatttcatcattaaaaatCTGGTGGGTGACATCTCCATGTTCATAAATGACCTCAAAAATCATTCATGTCCTTCTCGTAGGATATGCGACTCTCATGGTCCTTTGTTTTACCCCTTCTTAtagtttatttgtttcattttgaagtcaatttcttgatttcatttccttattctGAAATCATTTACACATAAATTTAAGTTGTGgtatatttatgttttagtttttgcctttcctccattttgtttttggttttgtttttaacattccATGTGCACCCACCATTTTTCCCCCGACAGTGACCTACCTCAGGATCTTTGTCCTCTGTACAGGCCTGGAGAATGGGAAGACCTGGCTTCAGAAAAAGATATCAACCCATTCAGTAAGTTCAAATCTCTCAACAAGGAAAAACGGCAGCAGAACGGAGAGAGAACCATCACTTCAGATTCCAAATCAACAAGACCTCTGGAGAAGTCaacagaatacacacacataaaacccTCAGATAGCTCTGTGTCAGGAAAACTAAAGACCCTGGAATCTTCCACAGAGGCAACCAGTGGATCTACCACAATGACTAGGGTCAGCAAGGAACCTTCTGACACTCGTGCTGCATTTGAATCTATAGCCAAAGAAAATTCCCTTTTAGGGGAAGATGATGACTTTGTTGACTTGGAAGAACTTTCTTCTCAAACTGATAGTGGAATGGACAAAAGAGACACCTCAAAGGAGTGCCTTACTCTTGATCCAGAAGAGCTAAGGAAGGCTAAGTCACAAATAATCAGTTCTACTACAAAAATGCAGGTGCAGTCAGCCCTGAGCTTTTCCGGAACAGATAGTGATGCTGAGCTGAAGGGGGCCCTAGATTTAGAAACCTGTGAGAAGCAAGATATAATGCCAGAGGTGGACAAGCAGTCTGGTTCCCCAGAAAGCCAGGTGGAAAACACACTGAACATACATGAAGATCTAGATAAAGTTAAACTCATTGAATATTACCTTAATAAGAACAAAGAAGGGTCGCAGTTCTCTGAAAACTTGCAGAAGGCAGAATTAAGTGATGGCAAAAGTATTGAGCCACTGGGAATAGATATCACCCTTAGTAGTTCTCTTCCCCAGGTAGGTGGTCCCCCAACTGAGGACAGTAAGGAGCCAGATAAAACCTGGATGAAAGAGAGAGTGTCCCTCCCACTGCAACTGGCGTCTTccacagaagaaaatatgaataaagagtCTCTAGACATCTCTTCAGAATCTACTCTGGACAACAGCTGCCAAGGCGCACAAATGGATAATAAGTCCGAAATTCAGTTGTGGCTGTTAAAGAGAATTCAGGTACCCATTGAAGGTAagtcatttttgtttaaagtatctttatattctgttgtatggtTGGCTTTCTGAAACTTGCAAATGCAAGCaaaattagaataattatttGAGAACTTTTTCTGGATAGAGCTTATCTGTACTTATACATTGAGAAAAAACTTAGCATCAGTATAATAGTATCTATTTTGGACCTTGAACTGTGACCTAGATTTCTAGTTCAAAAgtagtttgctttaaaaaaaaaaaattcaagtaactTTCCTTTTTACCTTGAATTTCCAAATACAAAgggtttgaaattttttaataaatttttaagtttatttatttatttttgtcggggggaggggcagagcgagagggagaatcccaagcaggttccacactgtcggtggagagcccaatgcgggcctcaaactctcaaactgccagctgagccgaaatcaagagttggacgcttagccgacagccacccaggtgacccaggagTTTGAAGTGTTTTTGAAGATCTTTCAATTCTAAACTAAATTGCCTTCTGGTGTAAGTCGGTCCTCAGTACCCTTCATGGCTATATATTCTTGTGAATTGTCATGTTGTGTTGGTTTTTATGCATATTCCCAGTAGGTAGCATCTTATATGATATAGACCAACCTGAAACATCCAAcgctttttccttttgtgttaaaGAAGGTCTGAAAAATGTGATTAGTTCTAATTTAGTGGGATTTTTCCCCCCTATGTTTTGATTTTCTATCACTAAGAGGGGATCAGGCACTCTTCTTTGTAATTTGAAGGGTTTGACTTTCACTAATACTGTCAGTATTCAGGaagttttttttcatatgtgaTTCAGATATACTTCcttcaaaagaagagaaaagcaagacCCCACCCATGTTTCTGTGCATTAAAGTAGGAAAACCAATGAGAAAATCCTTTGCCACTCACACTGCAGCCATGGTCCAGCAGTATGGCAAACGAAGAAAGCAGCCAGAGTACTGGTTTGCTGTTCCTCGGGAGAGGTAAGTGTGAGCTCAAATGGAAAATGTTGGTCCATTAGATTCTAACTgcgtcttgattttttttttttaatctgaaagtaGTTAACCTTATTCTTGAATAAGAGATTTCTCCTGATTGCATATGTTAGAATTTCTAGAAGGgtattttttgaatagttttctGCTAATGAGTGGTTTCAATTCAGCAAATTTGAGGTCATCATAAGTACTGTGTGCTGAAACACTTTTATAACTTTCTACCCAGTtgaattttaaatgaaggaaGATTTAGGTATTCTCGAGTGCTGCTAATTAGAAGTGCAATTCTGTTAAGAATACAAGGATACCGTGGAGCAGATCTAAACCTAAGGACAGTAGAGAGGCATGGTTGTAGTTCTTAAAGTGCTTATTATTCTAGGGAACTAAAGCTTGCTCTGGCCTTAAGGAGAGAGTATTTGTGACACAGCAGCATGAGAAGTGTGATGTGAGGTCCCTTGGGTGGGTTCAAGGAGCTGACTGTACACCTCTAGAGagattggtatttttaaattgctaaagGAGATATTTTACCGGTTATGTGACAGTCTAGGCCAACAGGGATAGTGGCATTGAAATTTTTTGGCAGTCCATCATTAAGGAcatctttataataaaaatgattaggaGATACTATCTTtggaaaaaattgttttccttttgtatatGTGGtagaataaaaatgtctttacaGAGGTCTTCcagtcagttttttaaaattgtaaaactcggggcacctaggtgctcAGGcggttggttaagcgcccgactttggctaaggtcatgatctcacagtctgtgagttcgagccccatgttcggctctgtgctgacagctcagagcctagagcctgctttggattctgtgtctccctctctctctgcccatcccctgctttctctctctctctctctctctctctctctctctctctctctctctcaaaaataaacaaacattaaaaaaaaattaaaaaaaaaaataaaataaaattgtaaaactcaCACATTTTTCCTGTTCCTACCTAGTCATTAACATTATCACCTGGGCAGACCTCTTGGCTAACACACCTGCCTTAAGCTTCCTTAAGCATGAATtgttaataaaggaaaataaaattccaagCAAGGGCACACCTTCTGGTTGATCAGTATCCAGAATAATTCTCATCAAGGGAGTTGTCctgttttaataaattatagtttAACATGAAAAATAGTTAATAGgattttaattaatgaatttgcCAATATCTGTTTCTTGTCTTAGACACAAACCCATGTTAACACGGACATTCAAcgtaatttttatgtttatgtattatacTTTTCTACCTATGCTTGCACCCCCTAGAGTGTTTCACTGAAACTTTCAGAATGTtaaggagatgaaaagaaaattatcatcttttattatttaaaaatgtttcagggcacctgggtggttcagtcggttaagtgtctgacttgggctcaggtcgtgggtttgagccccacattgagctctgtgctgacagctcagagcctggagcctgcttcggattctgcatctccctgtctctctgcccctctcccactcacgctctctctctctcaaaagtgaataaacattaaaaaacattaaaaaaatgtttcatcaggggcgcctgggtggctcagtcagttaagcgtccgacttaggctcaggtcatgatctcacagtttgtgggttcaagccccacgttggactctgtgttgacaacgtggagcctggagcctgcttcagattctgtcttcctctctctctgcctctccccagcttgcactctatctctctctgtctgaaaaataaataaacgttaaatttttttttaatgtttcaatagAAGCAATGTAATTTCTAAAGCCCTGTTAAAATTAAAGTTCTAAAATCAAATTTCACACGACTGTACCTTAGAGATTTAGGCCAACTCCTGattgtatagatgaggaaagcaaGGCACTGAAGCTTACAGCCACATTTTTGGTGCTGTGGACCTTCAGGGTCTACCAGAAAAATTGCCAATTATACATAtcactttttctttgaaaatgtactGTTTCTAACATAAGGAAATTTGgatgtttttcctattttatctttaatgaaACTGTACCAAGGACTCTTCTAGAATAAGTATAGCAGGCCCACACATGTGGTTCTTatattactgtcatttttttaatccagaagaAATCTGTAATGCTGAAATACTTTGACCTCTTACACAGGTGGGTTTTGTGGGCTTTTTAGACTAGGATCCTTCTTAAATTCcattatattgtattttatagtgtctgtgacttgtctttggCTAACCTGATACACTTAATGTTCTTTCTGGAACTAATTATTCATTAACCAAACACTTTCTGGGAGGCGTTATATCTCACTGTGTTAATGATGGATTTCTTTGTATAGATGTtaggaaatttttgttttaattgttcttttatgTGTTTCCCTATCTACCTACCCTATAGGAAGCCACATTTTAGTTTAAGTCTAGGAAAGACAGAGCAGTTCTATAGTTAATACCCACCTAGAACTCCAAGTGCAtcatagaaataagaaaaagccaTGTTTGTTTTAGACTTCAGGATCATCAGAGTCCTTAAGGAGCTAAGACGTGGCATGCaatgcttccctctctctgatgATAACTTCTGGATTCCCTTGTTACATCAAGCTGGGCATTTCtatgtgcttttttatttaatagaCTCTTTCATGTGTTGGAGTTTCAACAGCAGTTTTCTCATGGGAGGTCTCTTTGACTCCTCCAGCATTCGAAGCTCCTTGTCACAGGAGGTTAATAATTTTGATATTGACGTAGCTTCACAAACGTTTCACTCCTCTTTATTGTTCCTGATACTTCTAAAACacgtttgttttttccccttttgttattattactagGAAATAACTCTACCAAAATAGTCCCTTCTTTGATTACAATGTGTTCTATGGCTTCCATAATGCCAGCACCAAATGAATAATCTACCAAGTAAGAAAAAGGGGAGGGCGGGAGGCAGGGGAAGCAGGGATGGGAAAGCTACATATAGTCTGTATTTATCTTTGTTTGGGATGGGTTTTCTTGGAATCCTTGTTACTAAATTTTAGATACAAAACTATcgaataataattttattttaataatactttatttaactTGGCAGAAATTGTCAGAAGATCTAGGACCCCTGgggacccaggaaagctggtaCTTTCTTCTTGCACTCCTGAATGCTGCTACTGGAGACATGTGCACATTCACTGAAGGTTAAAGTGCATGTCACGTTTTACCTTACCTGCCTGTCTCCACTGCAGCTTGCAGAATCACCTACTTCTCTTGAATTGGCTGCAGATGACAGTAGTGTGCTTGGGAAAGTTGCAGTGCCCAGAACCTGGGGCATCCAGGCTTTTCCTACTCTTACTCTCGGTGCCAATTTAAATTTGAGGACAGTGGAGAGTTTCACCTTGTACAAATCGTCTACTACAgtatttctcaaccttggccCTCCTGACATTTGGAGCTGCTTGATTATTTAAGGGGATGTGCTTtgcattataggatgtttagcagcatccgtGGCCTCTACCCGTGAGATGCCAGTAGTACTtccccagctgtgacaaccaaaagtgtCTCCCGACATTGCCTGAGGGAAGAAATTGCCCGAAGGACAA
The sequence above is a segment of the Prionailurus bengalensis isolate Pbe53 chromosome B2, Fcat_Pben_1.1_paternal_pri, whole genome shotgun sequence genome. Coding sequences within it:
- the NCOA7 gene encoding nuclear receptor coactivator 7 isoform X7, whose product is MDTKEEKKERKQSYFARLKKKKQAKQNAETASAIATRTHTGKEDAKAVILEQDKCNIAVEEEYITDEKKKRKNNQLKEIRRTELKRYYSTDDNQNKTHDKKEKKMVVQKPHGTMEYTAGSQDTLNSIALKFNITPNKLVELNKLFTHTIVPGQVLFVPDANFPSSTLRLSSSSPGATVSPSSSDAEYDKLPDADLARKALKPIERVLSSTSEEDEPGVVKFLKMNCRYFTDGKGVVGGVMIVTPNNIMFDPHKSDPLVIENGCEEYGLICPMEEVVSIALYNDISHMKIKDALPSPGEWEDLASEKDINPFSKFKSLNKEKRQQNGERTITSDSKSTRPLEKSTEYTHIKPSDSSVSGKLKTLESSTEATSGSTTMTRVSKEPSDTRAAFESIAKENSLLGEDDDFVDLEELSSQTDSGMDKRDTSKECLTLDPEELRKAKSQIISSTTKMQVQSALSFSGTDSDAELKGALDLETCEKQDIMPEVDKQSGSPESQVENTLNIHEDLDKVKLIEYYLNKNKEGSQFSENLQKAELSDGKSIEPLGIDITLSSSLPQVGGPPTEDSKEPDKTWMKERVSLPLQLASSTEENMNKESLDISSESTLDNSCQGAQMDNKSEIQLWLLKRIQVPIEDILPSKEEKSKTPPMFLCIKVGKPMRKSFATHTAAMVQQYGKRRKQPEYWFAVPRERVDHLYTFFVQWSPDVYGKDAKEQGFVVVEKEELNMIDNFFSEPTTKSWEIITVEEAKRRKSTCSYYEEDDEVALPVLQPHSALLENMHIEQIFGAYATHPFKFSDHYYGTGETFLYTFSPNFKVFKWSGENSYFINGDISSLELGGGGGRFGLWLDADLYHGRSNSCSTFNNDILSKKEDFIVQDLEVWTFE
- the NCOA7 gene encoding nuclear receptor coactivator 7 isoform X4 — encoded protein: MDTKEEKKERKQSYFARLKKKKQAKQNAETASAIATRTHTGKEDAKAVILEQDKCNIAVEEEYITDEKKKRKNNQLKEIRRTELKRYYSTDDNQNKTHDKKEKKMVVQKPHGTMEYTAGSQDTLNSIALKFNITPNKLVELNKLFTHTIVPGQVLFVPDANFPSSTLRLSSSSPGATVSPSSSDAEYDKLPDADLARKALKPIERVLSSTSEEDEPGVVKFLKMNCRYFTDGKGVVGGVMIVTPNNIMFDPHKSDPLVIENGCEEYGLICPMEEVVSIALYNDISHMKIKDALPSPGEWEDLASEKDINPFSKFKSLNKEKRQQNGERTITSDSKSTRPLEKSTEYTHIKPSDSSVSGKLKTLESSTEATSGSTTMTRVSKEPSDTRAAFESIAKENSLLGEDDDFVDLEELSSQTDSGMDKRDTSKECLTLDPEELRKAKSQIISSTTKMQVQSALSFSGTDSDAELKGALDLETCEKQDIMPEVDKQSGSPESQVENTLNIHEDLDKVKLIEYYLNKNKEGSQFSENLQKAELSDGKSIEPLGIDITLSSSLPQVGGPPTEDSKEPDKTWMKERVSLPLQLASSTEENMNKESLDISSESTLDNSCQGAQMDNKSEIQLWLLKRIQVPIEDILPSKEEKSKTPPMFLCIKVGKPMRKSFATHTAAMVQQYGKRRKQPEYWFAVPRERVDHLYTFFVQWSPDVYGKDAKEQGFVVVEKEELNMIDNFFSEPTTKSWEIITVEEAKRRKSTCSYYEEDDEVALPVLQPHSALLENMHIEQLARRLPARVQGYPWRLAYSTLEHGTSLKTLYRKSASLDSPVLLVIKDMDNQIFGAYATHPFKFSDHYYGTGETFLYTFSPNFKVFKWSGENSYFINGDISSLELGGGGGRFGLWLDADLYHGRSNSCSTFNNDILSKKEDFIVQDLEVWTFE
- the NCOA7 gene encoding nuclear receptor coactivator 7 isoform X3, which gives rise to MDTKEEKKERKQSYFARLKKKKQAKQNAETASAIATRTHTGKEDAKAVILEQDKCNIAVEEEYITDEKKKRKNNQLKEIRRTELKRYYSTDDNQNKTHDKKEKKMVVQKPHGTMEYTAGSQDTLNSIALKFNITPNKLVELNKLFTHTIVPGQVLFVPDANFPSSTLRLSSSSPGATVSPSSSDAEYDKLPDADLARKALKPIERVLSSTSEEDEPGVVKFLKMNCRYFTDGKGVVGGVMIVTPNNIMFDPHKSDPLVIENGCEEYGLICPMEEVVSIALYNDISHMKIKDALPSDLPQDLCPLYRPGEWEDLASEKDINPFSKFKSLNKEKRQQNGERTITSDSKSTRPLEKSTEYTHIKPSDSSVSGKLKTLESSTEATSGSTTMTRVSKEPSDTRAAFESIAKENSLLGEDDDFVDLEELSSQTDSGMDKRDTSKECLTLDPEELRKAKSQIISSTTKMQVQSALSFSGTDSDAELKGALDLETCEKQDIMPEVDKQSGSPESQVENTLNIHEDLDKVKLIEYYLNKNKEGSQFSENLQKAELSDGKSIEPLGIDITLSSSLPQVGGPPTEDSKEPDKTWMKERVSLPLQLASSTEENMNKESLDISSESTLDNSCQGAQMDNKSEIQLWLLKRIQVPIEDILPSKEEKSKTPPMFLCIKVGKPMRKSFATHTAAMVQQYGKRRKQPEYWFAVPRERVDHLYTFFVQWSPDVYGKDAKEQGFVVVEKEELNMIDNFFSEPTTKSWEIITVEEAKRRKSTCSYYEEDDEVALPVLQPHSALLENMHIEQLARRLPARVQGYPWRLAYSTLEHGTSLKTLYRKSASLDSPVLLVIKDMDNQIFGAYATHPFKFSDHYYGTGETFLYTFSPNFKVFKWSGENSYFINGDISSLELGGGGGRFGLWLDADLYHGRSNSCSTFNNDILSKKEDFIVQDLEVWTFE